The Ichthyobacterium seriolicida sequence TTTAAAGATGATGCCGAAATCAGTGAAAAAGTCGTTCCGTTAGAAGTAACTGAACCTGGAAAATATAGGCTAGAATTAGATATAGGGGATAATCATTGTACAGCTCTAAAAAGCCAAGAGATAGAGATATTAGAGCCTTTAGATTTAAAAGTTAGTACAAAGTTAGGAAACAACTATTTATGCGGAGGAAGTAATACTCTAAGTGTGAGTTTTGATGGAGAGGCTTTTGCTTCGGCTAAGGATGAAGATTTCAAATGGTATAAAATAGCTGCTCCTGCTCCTGCCGCTGCCGCTGCTGCTCCTCCTGCCGCTGCCGCTGCTCCTGCCGCTGCTCCTGCGGCCAAGCCTAAAGCTTCTAGTATTCGTACATTAGGCGTATTTTTCGGTTCGTTATTTACTACAGCTGCTAAGATAGGTGCTGGCGCTGTTGTTTCTACTGTTAGCCCAAGTTTAGCTAAAAACTTAGGTTTAGATAAAAAATCTCTTAATAGAGATCTTAAAAATATGGCTACATATATTGATGCTACTGCTGTTGGCGGAACTCTTGTAGCTGCAGGCAAGACTTTTGCTCCTACAGAAATAGGCAGATATTACGTTACAACGGAATTACTGGGGCCTGAGGGCTGTGTAACATATAGTAATTCTATAGATATAGTAGAAATGCCAAATCCTACTATAGAACCAGCTAATCCTGAGATAATGTGTGGTAAACCTCTTACATTAGAAGCAAAGACTACAGTAACAGAAGAAGTAGATTATGTATGGGAAAAGAGGAATGATGATGGTTCTCCTAATACTGCTAGTAGAGAAATTTTAAGCTCTACTAGCTCCTTAGTAGTAGGAGGAGACACAGGCAATGGCTCTGGAACCTATATGGTAAGTATAGTTACTAAAAAAGGTTGTAGTAAAGAGGCTGAAGTAAGAGTCACTAGTGGAAGAAGAACATTTCCAGCAATAACATTAACGTCATCAAGAATAGCAACATGTGCAGAGTCAGATATATTGTATTCTAAGATAACCTATGCTACAACTTTGAGAGCTATTGCTCAAGGTCATCTTGCTGGAGGAGAATACAGATGGTATAGAAATAAAGTTGAGATACCTAATGAGAATACAGAAAGACTTGAATTAGAAGAATTCCGCTCTGGAGACTATGAAGTGTCATATGTAGATGGAAACTGTAGTTCGGATCTGTCTAATGCTGTTGAGGTTAAGCCTGAAAGTTTAGAAGCTCTTATCTCAGCCACCCATTCTGGTTTCTTGTGTGAGGTAGAAAAACAAATTACCATAACAGGAAATCCAATGATAGGAGAAGGAGAAGGAACATATCAATGGTATAAAGACAATGAGCTTATTCCTGGAGCGACTAGTAGTACATATAAAACGGGTGAACTTGGAAAATACCATTATATATTTGATCACAAAACAGCCAGATGTAAGATAAAGAGTAAATATCTAGAAGTACAAGAATCGGATATAGGAGTATATGATCCAGTGAGATATTTAAAGAGAGGAGAATATACATCTTTTGTGGCTTATGGGGGGAAAGAACACTTTTGGAATACAGGAGCGAAATCATATAGCATCAAAACTAATCCTGTATATGAGGACAGAGAATATATAGTAGATATCACTTCTGAATATGGCTGTAAAAAGAGAGTTGTGTGTAAGGTGATAGTAGACAAAGGCTTAAGTAATATATTGACCAATCAAGATAATTGGAGCATTCCTGAGGAATATAGAAAAGATAATATAACTCTTTACATCTACGATAGGATTGGTCGCTTGATTTACGAAAAAAGGAATTATGACAATAGTTGGTCTTTTGAAGGGAAAAACGGCGGCACGTATTATTATATTCTTAGAATAACGAAGGATGGCAAGACTACAGATATAAATGGCTATATAACAGTTCTTAGATAAATTGATTTTGACTAAACAAAATCCTAATTCCTAAATCTTCAAGCTCAATTACAAGTATTTATTTTAAAAGGGTTTAAGGGTTAAAACTATTCATTTTTTTTGCTTCTGTAGTTGTTATCTAACAAAGAAGTTCTTAACTCTTATTATTCATAGTTACCTTTCAATATTGGGTATAAAGTGTTAATTTTAAAAGGTTTTAATCAAAAATTCACCACTTTAGATATAGCCCAAAAATGAGGAATAAAAACACATTATTTTATAGAGGGAAAACTTTTGTTGAGTTAACTTTTTTCATCATCAGAAATTAGCTCTGATGGATCTTTAATCATGCTTGAAAAATTAGAACGAGATCATAAATTGATTCATTATTACAGTAAGTTTTTGCCTGATACTCGAGACTCTAGATTTATTACTTATACCAGAAAGCAACAGTTAAAGCAAAGGGTTTATATGATCATGTTAGGCTATCAAGACGCCAATGATCTTAGTCATTTACGGCATGATCCTTTATTTAAAGATGTTCTTCAAGGTGATTTGGCCTCTCAACCCACTATATCAAAATTTGAGAATAGCTTTGATAAACAGGCTGTTTTTAATTTTTGTAATGCGTGGTTATACAAATATGTTTCAAATTTATCTGGTCGCAAGAGAATAGTTATTGACGTAGATTCAACCGATGATCCAACTTATGGCAGTCAACAATTGTCAATGTTTAATAGTTATTATGGTCAATTCATGTACAATGAACTATTTTTTTCATGATAGAAACACCCGACAGATTATTCTTCCTGTACTCCGTCGAGGAAACAGTCATTCTAATAAATGGTATGTGAGTATTTTAAGGCGAATAATTATGAAAATACGTGAGAGTTACCCAGATATGAAAATAATTATTAGAAGTGATAGCGGCTTTAGCTGCGCCGCTTTTTACCAATTAGTAGATGATTTTGATTTACTATATGTGACAGGTATAGCGAGCAATGAAGTTTTAAAAAGAAAGGTATCTCGGTCAAAAAATGCTGTAAAAAAATGTATTTAACCTGAGTTCGATTAATAATTTACTTAAATAAAGCACTTGAAAGCCTTTAATTAACTGGGATTAAAGAGACTCGTATTTGTGATAAATCGAGTGTTTTTTTGCGCAAAAAATTGTTAAATTTCTATTAAATCGTCTTATAAACACACAAAAGAGACAAAAACTAAAAAGGGTATTTTCTTAAATTCCAATAAAATCAAAGGGTTTGAGTGATTTATTAATCGAACTCAGGTATTTAGATCATGGAGAGAAGCACCAACATTTTATCAGTTTCAGGTACAAAGCTAAGAGTTGGCACAAGCCTCAACAGTGCTATTCTAAAGTTGAGAGTACAGGATTAGGGATGAATATAAGGCATTTTTCTAGTAATATTCCCCAAAAGAATGCTAGAGAAATTTACTTTGACTTTTATGTTAAAAGAGGCGATTCAAGTGAAGATAGAATTAAAGAAGTTAAAAATATGTGTTTTTCTGATCGTTTGTCAAATCATAGTTTTCTTGCTAATTTTTTTCGACTTATGATAAGTAGTCTTGCCTATGAAATGTTTTTATTACTGAAACAGAAGATAAAGAAAACAAGATTTGAAGTAGCAAAAAAATGGTTAATCAGTTCAAATAGAACTTATCTTTTGAAGGTAGGAGCAATGATTAAAATTACCAAAAGGCGAATCTATTACCAGTTATCTAAATTTTTTGTTTACAAGGGTTTATTTCGGGAAATTATTACCCAGTAACGATTGTTTATTTGTGAAATTAACAACCTTGGGATAGTTACGTTCTGTCGTTAAAAAACCATGTAAAAACACTAAAAAAGAGCATTGTCATCCTAAAAAAAGGTGCAAAAAAACGACAAAGAAGATGAGTTCTCTTCGATTAGTAAAAAAGTTAAGGAAAAAATATCACGTCTAATCTATTTTAATATGACTATGAATAATGCGGGTTAATATGACTGTGAATAATGCAGGTTAATGTGATTTGCTAAAGGAGCAAATCAATTTTCACTATGCTTTACTCTATAATGCCTTTATAACCATAGTTTGCCAAGCCGTCATATTGTACTTTCTTTACTTGTTCTACTTTCTATAACAGGCATTATTACTGATGACAAACAGTTTTTTGTAATTTATGTATAAATTCCCCCTTTCTTTAACATGTCAAATAAAGGAACTTTTCCTCCTGACCCTCGTTCCCTTTTTTTCTTAACTCTTTTAGCTTCAAAATAACTCTCACCTAATTCTATTTCTTATTGGTTAAAGGTTTTCTTCTTCGTATTTTTCAGTAAGTAATTTACAAGCGTAATTTGTCAAAAATTTTGTTGATAGTATAGCGATTTACATCAGTCAATTTACTGCGTTTTTTTGATTGCCATATCTAGGAAAAATGACCGTAAAATAGACCTGAATTCTACCTCAGAAATTCTCAAACGAATTATATGCTTATTTTTTATAGATAATATAAGGGGCTACGCACATGTAAAATTATCTTAAGTTGTCTTTAGCCTAATTTTATAAAGTTTTTCAATAGCACTGTTTTATATAACTTTTTCCTTAAAATCACTTGCGTTTAAAACATGACTTATCTAATTCTATCCATTCTTCGTTAAAAACCCTTTTTTGTTTTTATATCTTTAAATAGTTTCACGTGAAACTATTAGTCGTTATATGGTTTAATTAAAGGGAAAGTTTTTTTAGTATTTGGTTTTGAGTAGCTATTGTGTTTATATAATTCTCTTTAAGATTAAGGTATGTTTTTTTTAATTAGGGCAGGCAAATAATGAATATCTTCTTGTGAAAAGAAAAACTTTTTATCATATGGCTGTATTTTGCGGGGCTGCAGCTTTTTAAACAAAGACCATTTAATAGTTTCACGTGAAACTATTAGCGCCCCATGTAAACCAAAAGAATGCTTATGTCTGAAGGGGATACCCCACTAATTCTAGATGCTTGAGCTATAGTCTTAGGTTGTGTTTTCATTAACTTTTCTTTAGCTTCACTAGACAGAGAAGGCAGCTTATCATATTCGAAATGAGAAGGTATTTTTATATCTTCTAGCCTGTCTAGTTTTTCAGCATTTTGTTTTTCTCTGTCTATATAACCTTCGTATTTAATTTGAATTTCAACTTGTTCTAATATTTCAGAGTTTAGGTTATTCTCTTCTGCAAAAGAGTTGATTTCACAGAATCCCATCATATGATCGATATTTATCTGAGGTCTAGATAAGATACTTGCCGCTTTTTGCTTTTGATTTACTGGAGATGACTCTCTCTCTTTTAATAACTTATTAATATCATCTTTTTCTAGACTTTTGTTTTTAATAAATGATATAGTTTTATTAATCTTGTCAAATTTCTCATCTAATTCTTTTAGTCTTTTTGTAGAAGCTAAGCCTATTTCATGACCTAATTTGGTAAGTCTTAAATCTGCATTATCTTGTCTTAACAGAATTCTGTATTCTGCTCTAGAGGTAAACATTCTATAAGGCTCCTCTGTGCCCTTTGTTATCAGATCATCTATTAAAACTCCAATATAAGCTTCATTTCGTTTTAATGTAAAGGGAGCTTCGTCTTTTATCTTTTTAACAGCATTAATTCCAGCCATCAAACCTTGAGCCGCTGCTTCTTCATATCCAGTAGTCCCATTTATTTGTCCAGCAAAGTATAAGTTTTCTGTAATTCTCGTCTCTAGGGTGCTTAGAAGCTGAGTGGGAGGGAAATAATCGTATTCTATAGCATATCCAAATCTAAATATTTTTACCTTTTCAAAACCAGGTATTTGTTTTAGAGCTTCTATTTGTGTCTCCTTAGGCAAAGAGGTGGAAAAGCCATTTACATAGGTTTCAACAGTATTCCAGCCTTCAGGCTCTACGAATATTTGATGTCTCTCTCTCTCGGAAAATCTATTTATTTTATCCTCTACAGAAGGACAATATCTAGGCCCTACCCCGTCTATTTTATTTGTGAACATAGGGGATTTAGAAAAACCTGTTTTTAGTATTTCGTGTACGTTTTTATTCGTATAAGTTATAAAACAACTTTTTTGCTCTTTTAACTCCGGAGTCTTTGTGAAAGAAAATTTTCCTGGGTTTTCATCTCCTTTTTGCTCTTCCATCTTAGAGAAATCTAAAGACCTAGCGTCTACTCTCGGAGGAGTTCCCGTTTTCATTCTTCCGTGAACAAAGCCCAGAGATATGAGTTGTTTAGTTATTCCTTTAGATGAAGATTCCCCCATTCTACCTCCCCCAAAATTGTCTTGTCCTATATGTATAATTCCATTTAAAAAAGTTCCGTTAGTGAGGATTACAGATTTTGATTTTATCTCTATACCTAAGCTAGTTTTTACACCTTCTACTCTATTATTTTTTATTAATAGCTCTGAAACCTTTTCCTGATAAAAGTCTAAGTTTTTAGTTCTCTCTAGAGTTGAGCGCCATTCTTCTGCAAAACGCATCCTGTCTGACTGTGCTCTAGGGCTCCACATAGCTGGCCCTTTAGATCTATTTAACATTCTAAACTGTACCATTGTTTTGTCTGTTACTATCCCCGTCTGCCCTCCTAAGGCGTCTATTTCTCTTACTATTTGTCCCTTTGCTATGCCTCCAATTGCTGGATTACAAGACATCTGAGCTATATTTTGAAGACTCATAGTAACCAATAGGGTTTTAGCCCCTAGATTTGCTGCAGCTGCAGCTGCCTCTGATCCTGCATGACCAGCACCTACAACTATTACATCGTATTCGTTAAACATTTTTTAATTTGGAAATATGTGATTTGTGTTAAAAATACCTACAGATAAGTAGAAATAATCTCACTTGCTATGTAGAAATCCTCCTTTTCTCTCATCAGTTTTTTTTCTTTAGGCTCTTTGTCTTTATATCCTATAAAGTGTAATATTCCATGAGAAATGACTCTAAACAATTCTCTGTTGAAACTCTGATTAAAAGTATTCATATTTTCCTTAACTCTATCTATACTTATAAAGATATCCCCTGATAAAATATTCTCAGAAGAGTAGTCAAAGCTAATTATATCAGTATAATAATCGTGATTTAGATATTTTAAGTTTATTTTGAGCAAATCTTCATCATTACAAAATATATAATTTATCTCTCCTATATTTTTTTCTTCCTTTTTTGCTATATCGTTGATCCATTTAGTGATAATGTTTTCATCACATAATCGAAATTCTTTTATTTGATAAAAAAAGTTTATCATATTTTGTAGGCTAATGCATTTAATTCTAATGCTAGAACAGGAGCTTTTTTATACAACAAACGCAGAAAAAACATTTTTTCTGCGTTTTGAAAAGTCATATCAAAAGTATAGTAAAATGTTTATTTTACCTCCTCAAAATCTACATCTTCTATATCCGTTTTTTTATCATCTCCAGATTTTTGATTTTCACTTTTGGTATTACCACTAGCCTGTTGAGCTTTCTGCAAATCTTCATAAGCTCCTTTTAAAGCCTCTTCTAAGCCTTTTGAAGCTTCATCAATACTAGTTAGATCTTTACTCTCGTGAGCTTTTTTCAATTCAGCTAGAGCCGCTTCTATAGAAGTTTTTTTATCCGCAGGTATCTTATCTCCTAATTCATTGATTTGCTTCTCTGTTTGGAAGATAAGAGCATCAGCTTGATTTAGCTTATCGGCTGTCTCTTTAGATTTTTTATCAGCTTCGTAATTAATCTCAGCATCTTTTTTCATCTTTTCTATTTCCTCTTGGGTCAATCCAGAAGAAGCTTCTACTCTTATATCTTGACTTTTACCCGTAGACTTATCCTTGGCTGTTACGTGTATCAATCCGTTAGCGTCTATATCGAAAGTAACTTCTATTTGAGGAATTCCTCTAGGTTGAGGAGGTATTCCGTCTAAGTGAAAACGCCCTATAGTTTTGTTGTCGCTTGCCATAGGTCTCTCTCCTTGTAAAACGTGTATTTCTACTGATGGTTGATTGTCTACAGCAGTCGAAAATGTCTCAGACTTTTTAGTCGGAATAGTAGTGTTAGCTTCTATCAATTTTGTCATTACTCTTCCCATGGTTTCTATTCCTAAAGATAAAGGAGTTACGTCTAGAAGTAATACATCTTTTACATCTCCAGTTAGAACACCACCCTGTATGGCAGCTCCTATAGCTACTACTTCATCTGGGTTTACACCTTTGGAAGGAGATTTGCCAAAGAAGTCTTCCACCACTTTTTGTATAGCTGGTATACGTGTAGATCCGCCCACTAATATTATCTCATCTATGTCTGAAGGGTTTAATTCTGCATCAGAAATAGCTTTTTTAACAGGTTCTAAAGAGCGAGAAATCAAGTCGTCTGATAATTTCTCAAAATGAGACCTAGTCAGATTTTTAACCAAATGTTTAGGGCCTGAGTCTGTAGCCGTTATATATGGCAAGTTTATTTCTGTAGAAGTGCTAGAAGAGAGCTCTATCTTAGCTTTTTCTGCTGATTCTTTTAACCTCTGCAAGGCCATAGGATCTTTTCTCAAATCTATCTTTTCTTCATTTTGGAACTCATCGGCTAACCAATCTATAATTACTTGATCAAAATCATCTCCTCCCAAGTGAGTATCTCCATTTGTAGAGAGCACTTCAAATACTCCTTCATCTAATTCTAGTATAGATATATCAAAGGTTCCTCCCCCTAAATCGTAAACGGCAATTTTTCTCTCAGATAATTTTTTGTCTAAGCCATAAGCTAAAGCAGCTGCAGTAGGTTCGTTTATTATTCTTCTCACTTTCAATCCAGCTATTTCTCCAGCTTCTTTTGTAGCTTGTCTTTGAGAATCACTGAAATACGCAGGAACGGTAATTACAGCTTCACTAACGGTTTGACCTAAATAATCTTCAGC is a genomic window containing:
- a CDS encoding T9SS type B sorting domain-containing protein, producing MKQIFRILCLLFFSSLCFIINTSFYYSGKSPSIVTNTSPQIIKFEIVDVGGKVIKKICDIDQGRSDNYSIQITYIGDFSSVRKLIVKSAKLSGGSSTVSSWDIRDDSEDVKEIVIISNAHRGFDKGSTVYKQSINFPELLVGKHKMQIKEVTSSGSEKSGGVTQEYTDIFEIIKNLDQPTIAEGTGITNEKELYVAPNENTTLTSSEKDASFSGEIAYEWYKDDQKIKDNSKSVSVGAGKYEVLHKIVRSKISEIECDSPKSYPVTVKEYSVKIGVDPGNCDIGIKLTANVDKLLTGYTAAYQWTKDGQDISINGKSKEYTITGTDKNDTAQFSVKVRITKTDDNTVVCEKVEPKEPFDFSKPTIEIKTSSKENRLCKPNPFTKNKYSITVSATDLTEAKNELETGVKVGSSDIKNVKWFKDDAEISEKVVPLEVTEPGKYRLELDIGDNHCTALKSQEIEILEPLDLKVSTKLGNNYLCGGSNTLSVSFDGEAFASAKDEDFKWYKIAAPAPAAAAAAPPAAAAAPAAAPAAKPKASSIRTLGVFFGSLFTTAAKIGAGAVVSTVSPSLAKNLGLDKKSLNRDLKNMATYIDATAVGGTLVAAGKTFAPTEIGRYYVTTELLGPEGCVTYSNSIDIVEMPNPTIEPANPEIMCGKPLTLEAKTTVTEEVDYVWEKRNDDGSPNTASREILSSTSSLVVGGDTGNGSGTYMVSIVTKKGCSKEAEVRVTSGRRTFPAITLTSSRIATCAESDILYSKITYATTLRAIAQGHLAGGEYRWYRNKVEIPNENTERLELEEFRSGDYEVSYVDGNCSSDLSNAVEVKPESLEALISATHSGFLCEVEKQITITGNPMIGEGEGTYQWYKDNELIPGATSSTYKTGELGKYHYIFDHKTARCKIKSKYLEVQESDIGVYDPVRYLKRGEYTSFVAYGGKEHFWNTGAKSYSIKTNPVYEDREYIVDITSEYGCKKRVVCKVIVDKGLSNILTNQDNWSIPEEYRKDNITLYIYDRIGRLIYEKRNYDNSWSFEGKNGGTYYYILRITKDGKTTDINGYITVLR
- a CDS encoding transposase, coding for MLEKLERDHKLIHYYSKFLPDTRDSRFITYTRKQQLKQRVYMIMLGYQDANDLSHLRHDPLFKDVLQGDLASQPTISKFENSFDKQAVFNFCNAWLYKYVSNLSGRKRIVIDVDSTDDPTYGSQQLSMFNSYYGQFMYNELFFS
- a CDS encoding transposase; the encoded protein is MNYFFHDRNTRQIILPVLRRGNSHSNKWYVSILRRIIMKIRESYPDMKIIIRSDSGFSCAAFYQLVDDFDLLYVTGIASNEVLKRKVSRSKNAVKKCI
- a CDS encoding transposase produces the protein MSDLLIELRYLDHGEKHQHFISFRYKAKSWHKPQQCYSKVESTGLGMNIRHFSSNIPQKNAREIYFDFYVKRGDSSEDRIKEVKNMCFSDRLSNHSFLANFFRLMISSLAYEMFLLLKQKIKKTRFEVAKKWLISSNRTYLLKVGAMIKITKRRIYYQLSKFFVYKGLFREIITQ
- the mnmG gene encoding tRNA uridine-5-carboxymethylaminomethyl(34) synthesis enzyme MnmG → MFNEYDVIVVGAGHAGSEAAAAAANLGAKTLLVTMSLQNIAQMSCNPAIGGIAKGQIVREIDALGGQTGIVTDKTMVQFRMLNRSKGPAMWSPRAQSDRMRFAEEWRSTLERTKNLDFYQEKVSELLIKNNRVEGVKTSLGIEIKSKSVILTNGTFLNGIIHIGQDNFGGGRMGESSSKGITKQLISLGFVHGRMKTGTPPRVDARSLDFSKMEEQKGDENPGKFSFTKTPELKEQKSCFITYTNKNVHEILKTGFSKSPMFTNKIDGVGPRYCPSVEDKINRFSERERHQIFVEPEGWNTVETYVNGFSTSLPKETQIEALKQIPGFEKVKIFRFGYAIEYDYFPPTQLLSTLETRITENLYFAGQINGTTGYEEAAAQGLMAGINAVKKIKDEAPFTLKRNEAYIGVLIDDLITKGTEEPYRMFTSRAEYRILLRQDNADLRLTKLGHEIGLASTKRLKELDEKFDKINKTISFIKNKSLEKDDINKLLKERESSPVNQKQKAASILSRPQINIDHMMGFCEINSFAEENNLNSEILEQVEIQIKYEGYIDREKQNAEKLDRLEDIKIPSHFEYDKLPSLSSEAKEKLMKTQPKTIAQASRISGVSPSDISILLVYMGR
- the ybeY gene encoding rRNA maturation RNase YbeY → MINFFYQIKEFRLCDENIITKWINDIAKKEEKNIGEINYIFCNDEDLLKINLKYLNHDYYTDIISFDYSSENILSGDIFISIDRVKENMNTFNQSFNRELFRVISHGILHFIGYKDKEPKEKKLMREKEDFYIASEIISTYL
- the dnaK gene encoding molecular chaperone DnaK → MSKIIGIDLGTTNSCVSVMEGNDPVVIPNQEGKRTTPSMVAFVKDGERKVGDAAKRQAVTNPTKTIYSVKRFIGDSYSSNKEEAGKMPYKLVKGDNDTTRVDIDGKLYTPQEISAMILQKMKKMAEDYLGQTVSEAVITVPAYFSDSQRQATKEAGEIAGLKVRRIINEPTAAALAYGLDKKLSERKIAVYDLGGGTFDISILELDEGVFEVLSTNGDTHLGGDDFDQVIIDWLADEFQNEEKIDLRKDPMALQRLKESAEKAKIELSSSTSTEINLPYITATDSGPKHLVKNLTRSHFEKLSDDLISRSLEPVKKAISDAELNPSDIDEIILVGGSTRIPAIQKVVEDFFGKSPSKGVNPDEVVAIGAAIQGGVLTGDVKDVLLLDVTPLSLGIETMGRVMTKLIEANTTIPTKKSETFSTAVDNQPSVEIHVLQGERPMASDNKTIGRFHLDGIPPQPRGIPQIEVTFDIDANGLIHVTAKDKSTGKSQDIRVEASSGLTQEEIEKMKKDAEINYEADKKSKETADKLNQADALIFQTEKQINELGDKIPADKKTSIEAALAELKKAHESKDLTSIDEASKGLEEALKGAYEDLQKAQQASGNTKSENQKSGDDKKTDIEDVDFEEVK